The genomic region GCTGTTGCTCCTTACCATCTAACTGGTGCTCCAGAAATCACTGGTGCTATTGGCGCTGCTCAAGGAAGGTACGCTGCTGCTCAAGGTAGATACGCTGCCGTTCAAGGTGCCTATGCTGCCGCTCAAGGTAGATACGCTGCCGCTCAAGGTGCTGCCGCCGCCAAAGAAGGTCTTCTTCTTCGTGCCAATGCAAACTACGGGTATTTCAACGCCCCTGGTCTGAGATATGCTGGTCTGGGATATGGTCCTTATAACTACGGCCATGCAAGTGCCTACGGTTTTGGTGTACCTAGTTATGGTATAGGTGGTGCTTATGGTCTTGGCTACGGTTACGGTCTTGGTGCTGGAAAGGCCTTCATCCACTGATATATTTATACTTACAGATTTTCAAGTAAAGTGCACAAAATCAAGGTGATTTGTTTCCCAGTGTTTAGGATgcctttattttcaaaatcacgAACCACAGACAGAAGAAAAAACAgttaatgtttgaaacatatgcacacacacatatataaatccTTTGTTGTTTAATATGTATTATCTTTGTTCTTGTAACTACAAAATTTCTGAActtaacaaataaagttttactcacaaattttttttgtttgcacTACAAAGCGTCTCTGTATATAAAATAGAGAAAACAGATGTTTCTCAAATATCATGACGTTTTATGTATTTAAGAAATCATCATTGCACTGATCATAAAGGAGTTAGCGTTTAATGGAAACGGAAGAAAGAACTTACATCTTTCAGCTAGTTATGTAAGTTCGAGATgaaatgaaaggttatctcagaACATGAAATGTTGCTTTCTTTATCTGTAATTGTATACAAATGTCCATCAAAACTGCAaagcacaaaatgtgaaaccgtaaatttgcaGGCATCTTTCCATTGACCCAACAAATCTTTATACCAAATTCGATGTATGTTCAccaaattgtatatatatacatatatctctaTATGAGTCTAATTAAATTACTTACCAATTCTGCTGAAGATAATTCCACCCTCTGTAAAGTAGTTACACGGTCATACAACAGATAACAAACACTACTGGTAAACTTATATAGATATTGCTCAATAACCGAGAGATTTATTAGTTGTTGTATTCATGACTCTTGATCAAATACACCTGGCATGGCAACGTGCTTAGGGTgatcaacttgtaatctgagggtcgagggttcgaatcctcgtcacaccagacATTCTTGCACATTCAGCCtctggagcgttataatattacggtcaatctcactattcgttggtaaaaaaaatagcccaacagttggcggtgggtggtggtgactatctgccttccccctagtctaacactgctaagttaggagcggataacgtagatagcccttgtatgGACTTGCTCGAAATTCAGAACAAGCAATGTTAGTATATCACCTTGCAGAAACTCGCATTAATATGAGCAATCAATTTGTTTTCTACTTCGCGTAGTTTGGcgcgaaaaaaacaacaaatttatcaaCGTAAAATGAATTTGGAATAAATTTATCTACATGATTTCGCACGTTATCATAAGACGAATACTTCAacttataaaatctttttttctaaaactttttgcaaggtaataaatgtgaaaattatgAAGACCATTCTATTCCACTTGCAAAATCTAAACAATGTTGAAAAGCATGACGTGTATAAATCATTCCACCAatcaaacaaatcattttttatGGCACTACAATAATCACAGTAAAAACATTATGGAATTTATACAGGCTATAGTAATAACTTATAACCTACTTAACCAGTCTGAAACCATTAAAGCAAAGACATTGACGAAAATTTTGTCTCTGAAATGTCGCTCGTTCAAACAAGATCCTTAAGTCTGATGAGCAATCCACTTTTGTTACACTTTTCAAGTTGTTCGAGGGAGGATAATTCAAAACCCTTGATAATAAGACATAATCAAATCATGTTGATAAATATCGATTGAATTATGATTTATATATGAATTTAGTTCGATTTTTTCTCTGGTTCAGATCTTGGACACGAGTCccacaatttattatgttacgcattAAGATTTTAAATAGACTAAAACTGagctaaatgataatttaaatttagaagttaattaaatgtttattcgtatgaaatttatgatgtcaacaagattgatacacagttttctttcttaatatatattttaatatacaaacaatgatacaacttataaataacagttattacaaataatgatttatatataaaagttttacaaacttacaaactatattgAGTCCTCTATCTGCTCTGGAACTCTTTTGATATcgtatcgagggttcacgatgagagAATTAATTTCGGGTTGACATCGGTACAACTTACTTAACGAGGAGTTAGCTAGCTCTTTGCTGATCACACGCGCATTCGAAGTCAAGTTTTTCACATCTGAATTAATGTAATGTTTTCGTAAACATACTAACGTCCGATGTTAATCCTcagaagttaaatggtttataatgtttaaaatctataatatttCCTGgtcaatatctgaagttcccgattaataagcgttaatcacagttttagtttcagaagtttatagtataccaactgcagcaaactaataatatatatactgttgCTTGATACGtcgtgttggtttttttttaatgagctgGTTAAATTTCTAGAAATTCCACCTGGACCAACAACACTAACAATATACTAgtagtttcataaaatgtatactgttgattcttaaactcgagaatcttttacaaatttagtgaataggcgggaagtttgtaatacatatttaacaaaataagttatagacatttctaaatatatattttactagaacaaacattgttattacaataaatctataatagtaaatccatcacaatAATATCTAATACCTCAGAAAAAATTCGAAGCGTTACGTGTTGAAATAAGTTATCAAAGTACTATGTTCTTATAACTTACATGAGAAGGAAGCTAGCTTAGTGTTAATGAAGTAAGCCCAAATTTTGCTTAAACGTGTCGTACATGAACGTAGATATTAAGTTGGAGCGGTACTTATAAAGGTTTATACTCAGATTAGTAGTTAAAATGTGTCAGAACTCAGTTCTTATAGTGAACTTAATAACCATTAACTGTATTGATTTTAGCTTGAAAGGATTAACTTCTTAGTAAGCCAAGCTGTATCATCATGATGTTCAGTTGTTTTTGGTTGTATATCATGTGACAATGTGAAAATACCAACATTTGTTTGTAAACAACAGTCGATGTATGAAAGCGGTAACtccaaactgtaactgtaacAAGAGGAAATGCGAACGTCATAATGGAAAGACAAATGGGTGTAATTTTAATGTCGTAACACGTCTGATAACTAGAATATGCAACTTTCAATCACATTGGACATCAACTTAGATTGCATTTTACCATCTTTCTGACCCCTCCCCCAAAGGCTCATCTGGGTGTCTGCAGATTTATAGAAATAGAAATGTGGTTTCGATACTTGCTaagggcagagcacggatagtcgacggtgtagtttcgtgcttaaattttgtttgttttgtttgttttggaatttcgcacaaagctactcgagggctatctgtgctagccgtccctaatttagcagtgtaagactagagggaaggcagctagtcatcaccacccaccgccaactcttgggcttctcttttaccaacgaatagtgggattgatcgtcacattatatacccccacggctgggagggcgagcatgtttagcgcgacgcaggcgcgaacccgcgaccctcagattacgagtcgcatgccttacgcgcttggccatgccaggccgcgtGCTTAAATACTATGATAACTACattaataagttatatatatatattagtcacACAGATCTTTGTCAAGGTAATTATCTCTTGTTTTACAATATCTATGAAGATAAAGTAATAAATGCAGATTAGAAATCTTTTAATGTAACAatgaattatatattgttttgtattcaAAACACGTAATTATGCTAACATTAGCAAAAACAGTAGGGGTTTTGTAGCCAAGTTTATGCAAGCTTGGAAGAAAAAAACTCTTGTttagttaaaattattactttgtttaccacaatgaacatattttattattacgattgtttataaaaaatacaaagaaactgaagaaacagGAAGAATactgatgtcaaacaaatatGCTTCCTCATCCATTCTAATTACTGTTTTAGTAAAATCTAGGCTGAAAACTACGTGTCGTGGTCTTTCATTTATGTATTGCGTTTTGAGTATCTCGTTTCAATGACCATCAGTAATCAACTGTTATActgatgttccaccttccctGATACAGTAATCAACTGTTATACTAATGTTCCACCTTCCCTGATACTTCTTCTTAATGAAAAGTGacgtatttataatatatttctcgTTGTTCATCGCTGACGATACCGATATCTTTAGAGAAATAGTAAATATGTGTGTAAGCAGCTCATATTACAACCAAACTTTTTGAATTTATCGAGCATGTTACTgactttgttttttcttaaaattttctcAGTAACGTCTTTAAAAGCAATCCATGACCCTTTGTCAAATTTCCTCAATGTCCTTTTGAACTGTTTGTCCGAAATCAATTTCCTAATCTGAGATCCAAAAGATATgctacaaatataacagaatatacttGGATCATTTACATAATCACCTGTTGCCACAGCGAAGAATAAATAacattgataatatatatatatatccaagaATACGCACAAACAAATACTGCCCAAAACGTTAACGGTTTATATACTAGGGGTGTTTGTTTCTCATAAATTCCAGAACGATTGATAAGACTCACATTGCGATTGGTCTAAAAAAATCTATAACCAGTGGTTATTAACATGTTAAGCATAACCAAATGCGACCCGATTTCGGTGAAAATGACTCATTTACGTAAAAGTAGCATGACGTTTTGTAAAAAAACTGTACGTGATACAGAAATACTAATATCATTTTGATATTCAACGTATATGAATTAcagtagaacatgtaaaaatttcaaatcAATGAAACCATTGCATGTCTGTAtaacagagaaaattaaaaagCTTACCGGTCGTTTTATGTACGATATCAAGTGGTTATCATTTACTGGTCTGTTAAGAGTGGCTCATCAGTGTTATGTGGTTGTGCTTTCAACCAAAGGAATTACTCTGAAACGCTAAAGTTCCAACAGTTCTATGAAACGATCAAAAGAACATCTTTGTATACCTAGATCACACTGACATCTGACCTTTAATGCTGTTACTTCATTTATAATGTTGTGCTGTCATGACTAAATAAACTGTTGGTATGGGCATTTGcaccaaattaaaataaagtacagaacaacgtttcgacctgaacATAGCCAACTCTCTTCCCATAATTAGGTGCAGGTAGTTTGGTTGAGTACAATATGAGTTCGAGCACCTAAAACACTCTAATAATTTCAGATTTGTTCATCTGTTGTTCCATATTcctatcatttttaaaatattatcagacTATCTTCAATAACTTTTCAATACTAGTATGCTGTTAAACATTTTCCCTGACTTTATAGTTTTCGTAcgtttaactttttatttctgtatgttttgtctttgcttatatttaaatttcacgtcaagatttcacacacacacacgttaataTGTGTGTGTTCCTTTCACATTTCCATATTTGATTAgtcagcaccaaacttgacaccGTGATTCAGTGATTATAAGTATTTTGTTCAGAAACAAACTTTCTAATGTGGTATTTTTGctgaaaatgaatgttttaatatatgtagtCAAAGTAGTCATTGCTCCGAGTGTAAAGCAATTTgcatttaagattaaaaatatttttcatattctaaaaattaacacttttttttgtataatagCTAAAACCTACAAAATAAATGTCCAAAATTTTCgataaactttgttgttttatctGCCCTAATTTTATGTGCAGTTAGTAAATTTGACTAGCTTCGTAACCACaataagaatacaaaataaatcaaaattatcatttttttttagaattacttaAAATTGGACAGGAAACTGCGTTTACTTACACTAAATAACTTAGACTTGTTAAcattatacatctgtttataattaaattttaatgtcaaTATTATCAGACTTTACAGGAAACTGTTGGTAAGACTTTTGTATCTATATACATAACATATTTCCTCCTAGTCATCACGCTCTAGGCTAATCCAACACTAGAAGTCTCAGGCATTAGACCAGTCAAATATTATATACTGATTTAGTTAAACATCAGTCTATTCACACACTAGTCAAAACTAGAATATTAagacattttgttaataaaacattagaatgtCAAGACACTAGACAAGTCATAGATGTAACTAGTCAAGCACTAGATTTCTCAGATTTCAGTGTTTCTTCGCAAACTGTATTGTGAttacgtttacgatttttaataACACTGCAAAATATTTCCAGTGTTAGCTTCAACTTTACACTTCATAGGAGTatttgaaaaaacataatattatgaaacaaacttTTCTAAATACGCTATTTTCTATGTCATTCTCAGGTTTGTTTCGAAATTTAGTTTTGGAAAGTTCTTTAATgaatgtgtagttgtgtataatgttgtatacatttaagtaatttgtataatttaagtAACATTAACTTAAATGCAAGGAAATTTCACTTTTCGATTTATTTCTATCAAAATTATCTCTACTCACTTCACAAATAACTcaaattgtttcttattttaaatatttttgtagtaatCTCCTTGAAATATCGTTTTCCGTTTTTTAGAGTGGGTACCATTAATTTTCACACActtgttttatatgtatgatgtaaatATCCAGTAACCATTTAaactgataaacagtttaatgaaaCAACTTTAACAAATTGCAGATctatgaaaaaaaattcatttgtaaCTTTTCTGTTACGCACACTAATCAAAACTGGGAATAAGAAATGTAGTAATCTTtgagaaaatactttttatattttcacgTGACGCAAAATTCATTTTATGTACGTTTACACAAAGAacgatattttcttttataatgaatTGATAACATTACAAACCTTCATCAAAATGAACAAAAGCTTATTTTTTCGTTAAACACGAAATTATttaatgggctatctttgctttcTCATTGCAAATATTAAAAAGgaagtttttagcgttataaatcctcaACATTACGGCTGAACTACTGGTGCACGAGTTGAAGAGTTTACAACGAGTGTGGATGactaataagaaaaataaatgtgtaaaattctatataacattatgaaagtattaattttagttcatatttcatatctaaattaattttttttctagagCAAAAAACATATACGATACTTATATTTTTCGTAAATTTTCTCATTGCAATAAAACTGATTACTCGTCATTGGCTATCGTATACAATGTATCACGACTACAAGACATCGTAACAAACGAGTTATCCTTGGGCATAGCTTAGTTGAAATTACAATAGAACTGCTCCCTCTGATGTCAGAGACATAATTCATCGGTTGACGCAACTATAAGAATGCTTGATTCAATATTACAGATACAATTAATCAGTGGACATAATAAAAACGCTTTTCATTTCAATGTATGAGAGAGAATTCATCAGCTGTCATCACAATAAAACTGCTCTCTTCAATTTTAGAGATATAATTCACCAGTTTATGTCAGAACAACGCTACTCCATTCAGTGTCAGAGACAGAATGTTTGAGATTTCTTTAGCACAAATGGGTATCCAAAATAAGCTTTGTGGTAAACGGAatacttaatatttcaaaaatatccaTACTAAGgtaaaatttgagacatattgttaacaagtttattccgggtagttctgtatgacatgtgtgaaactttgcacattcactgctgaacatccaaagtctgcaaaggcgaagtccacgctcacaaGTTGAAggttaacgtcactcaacgtcaataacgagtatgtcccccgtgagcatcaataactgcttggcatctcctgcccatggaagcgatgagatgacgaatcacatcctgtggaaggGCTGTCCACTCaccctgcaaagctgctgcaagctgaggtagaatctgtggttgaggttgtctgaaaaacatcgttgacgttcaccatgatgggttacacatggggcctaagaatctcttCGACGGTTGCgcacggtctgatcggaaatcttacgtagccctggtatggttgaaacagtagacgtcgcagtggtggttttatcccgaaggtgacgtaaccggatgtagcgatcttgtgcgggcgtggtcacacgaggtctgccagatcgtggacggtcacgagttgatccatgttgttggtgacgattccatagccttgtgatggtgcttgggtggacattcacagctctggcaacatctgatcgagatttgcctgcttccaagcgaccaatggcgttgttgcgttgtgcttcagtcagtcttggcgtaactgtattgcatgtcggtggcttaacactgagctatggaaaccgagaacccgtcacttttatagggattttgcacatgttgcacctgcagaacatgcagatctctcaaacaaatttattggacacgaatgcgttttggtgaaaaatccgatgtgttcctccattttcaaagtgcacaacttttattgtcattttggtctgacaatcagtgccttaacacgtgtaacatcacatactctgagcttgtaacgttattacatatatttctctttaaaataacaaacatatccCTTTTGAAGAGTGTATAATAAGCAAAATCTCCCTTTTTTGTAATGATTGCTTTGGAATTTTAAATGGAGCCAGGTAAATGATCGTCAAACTTAACAGAAAAAGGATGGACTTTCTTAAGGATTATACTTAGTTTTCTTATAATAgtccaatatattttatttgtgatttgtTGAGTTATTAAGCCACGAGATATCAAACAAAATGATGTGCAAGGAAGCTGAGaactattaatactgtatttatattgttcACCTTAGAGTTTCTCCGTTTTTCGTGGCCTGTCGATCTGACACTGTTATAAATAGATTCTTCTATATGCAGTAGTCACGGAACACGTAAAttcttatttaagtttatttcatgTATCATTCATTTTAAACCTGATGACGACGGAAGTAGAGCAGGAAAACTAtcattatgataataataaaaaaaaaccaacaaaacatgttCATGACGTGGGTAATGTCTCTCGTTTATAAACGTACTTTCTAGTGATCTAGAGCACGCCATGAGACTTACAGTAatagaaaatgggtttcgatactcatagtgGGAAGAGAACAGAaagccagttgtgtagctttctgcttaactacaaaaaaaaaatctattgatcgggaaaaataaatatattttatttatttttgtgtttcatcATGTGAGATGACGACATGGATGGCCACTAACCTCAGGTTAGGATCAGTATTCATTCTGTTTCTGGGTCAGCATTCATCCTGCTTCTGTCCTTCGTGGCTGTGGTTGACGAAAATCATCCCACGTGGATATCCATAGTAGCAAATTGTATAAGAACAAACGAACTTATTTATCTGCAAGTTCTGACTactatccagttttctggatcCAAAACTTTAATAATGGAACTTTGACAATGATGTTCCATCACTAAATAAAGCTCCTCTTTCCTGGAGAGTTCAGAGGACAGTCCATTATTATACAATGCGCGAAAACTTCGAattagtagaatcctttaccgaATTGGATTCAAAGTCCTTATAAAGTAGAATATTAGGGTTTTCCcacttaatatataaatattatttttgcttaTACACCCAAATTCTTAAGAATTTAAGTATCCTGTTTACTATAATATTTTCCACTCCATAATTATGAAATCTTTCTGCAAGCCCTGAAGGTAGCTGTGAACCAACTGCCAATGGTCCACTGACCACAGTTTGGACATCTCTATGttgagaaatattaatttaactgttCATATCATGCAGTTATAAAGTTTTGATACTTGGTCTACTTGacgaaaaaaccaaaaacaatcttCCCCGGAATTCTTGTGCCGggttttgtgtgaaaatattatataaaaatgattcctttataatatttcacacaagtgttaattaagaaaatttatataaagtattcATTATGTGAGAATTAAGTTACTCTTGGCTAAccaaattatttaatagaaaaatagAAAGCTACGCTGTACTTTACTTTTTGCTACTTATAAAACACTTGGTTTGGTGAAGCTAAGAACTCCTACATAACGTAAGAAGAACACCAATAGTTGGCATTCTTTATATCAAGAAACGGCAGCGAAGATTTTTTTACAATATGTGGTGTAAAATATTACCAATACTTTAAAGTTTATGTTTTGATGCAGCTATGAATCAAAgaactttatttataaacattttaaaatatgttaattaattaaaaaaaaaacatctcaaaCTCAAACAGTAACAACAGGCTGAATCGTTTTCCGGAAATCGATCCGTATTGAAGGTCAAACAACGTATATTAATAATAGGGCTTGATTCCACGTTACATATGTGCTCTTCTTCGTTGAACTGCTTAGTGTATATATACAATTTCCCATGAAGGAAAACatgtcattttatatattttagatcAGATGTTTACTTACTGAACTCCCCCtgtttttaagaaatattctAAAGACAGAAATACTTCACTAACATAAAAGTTTCCATGTTCGTTTAACATTCTCCATCTATATGAATCTTACGTATTCTTTGTCTTGACGGTAATCATGACTTAGCTCATAGTTTTCCGTCCCAAGTACGAACATGGAAGTTATTAAGTAGTTTGCATTTAATAGTTTTGCGACACAAaagatttgtaatttttgttaaaccTTTCCTTTCTGGAGAATATTTATGAGAGGTGGAACACCGAAAGTGTGACAGGAGAACTTGTCAAGTTTAACACTTCTGCGAGAAAGAGTAAGAAACATTAATTACCATTTATCGATGAGTTACAATCAGATATACGAAGGATCATCACATCAGTGCTGAAAATATGTGTGAGGGAAACTAACATCCGGGAATCTTATGAAACTTGTGTGTTATATAGCTTGATAAACTTTAAATCATATCTCCCATCAGATTATTTCCTGTGTCCCTTTTATTTTGGTTATTACACGAcgataaataacattattataattacaagaTAGCAGGTGATATATTACAGTGGATGTGCAAAGTCATGTGAGGAATTCTATTTATTATCCTTTTTTACTTCATTtgagttttgtttaatttaaaactcaATTGTATACAATGACTCAACAAATTAAACAGCATTATATTCAAACAGAAACTAAACGAATGCTGAATAGGAGAGTTAGTGAGTATGAAAATATCAATTAAACATAAACAAGATCTTcgattaaaaaagtaaaatagtttatCTGACAGAGTTCTGGTTTATCTTTGCTACGCTTTTTACACGATGAGCTAATGGGAGAAAAGCTGGAAACTGCATGACTCCAATAACTTTGAAACACACGAAAAACTGTGTGTGTTCCAAAGTTATTGGAGTCTTGGGTTTGAAGAAATGCCACAATTTGTagttaattataattcaaaattcatTGAAGATTCAGGGGCCCATGTGATTTCTTGTGATATGTTTAcatatattctacaaaatttattaaattttgaacgtTTAGTTACAATAATTTACATAAACTTTAATCaccaatattttttcattttggcACAAACTTTAATTTCACATTCgcaaatctttattttttcacttgcaccttttgttaacagttatgtTGAACATCAGGTATAAATAACCATAAAGGACTTACATTTGATActcaaatatagttttaaataattaatatcaagCGCCACTTAAAGTTGGAGAGAATATAAGTGCTTGTGGTTTTCTTCAATACTTCAGTAAGTTTGATCTTATATCTTCCAGTTGCTTTATTTTCGTCCACGCCTCTAACagccaaattatttttcaatagatATCGTGTTCTTTGTGCAGTTTTATGTAGAATGATATTATGAAACAATCTAGCTACgtgtatatttgtttctttttgaatttcacgcacatccacacgagggctgtctgcgctagccgtaattaatttagcagtataagactagatggaaggcagctagtcatcattacccaccgtaAGCTCtggagctgctcttttaccaacgaataatggaattgatcgtcacattataacgccctcagactgaaagggcgaacatactTGATGTGACGAGAATTTCAATCCGCAACTGTCAGATGACaattcgagtgccctaaccacctggaaaCGAAAGTAATCATGTATATACCGGGAAGCGTTTTTATTAGTTCGAAAACTGATCCAAAAGTAGTATGAAACACTAAGTGAAAATGTTTACAAGACGTAGTGTTGGGctcataatttttgtgtttttgtccgatttaaaaaaaatattaggaacggtccatttaaaaatatatatgatggAAATTTTAGCGCAATCTAATTAGTTAATGTACGAGATTTTATCAAGCCTCTACAACTACACATTTTGTCAAGCTAGGAGAACATATTTTCCGGCTACCTACCAAATTGGAAAAAAAACTCAATTAAAGGGaagtttttcttactttttactcTGGTGCGACGATTTTgttcgttcgtttgttttttgaatttcgcacaaagttacttgag from Tachypleus tridentatus isolate NWPU-2018 chromosome 1, ASM421037v1, whole genome shotgun sequence harbors:
- the LOC143246653 gene encoding uncharacterized protein LOC143246653 yields the protein MNTVFSIVFLGLLAYTQAGLLGAPYGAAVAPYHLTGAPEITGAIGAAQGRYAAAQGRYAAVQGAYAAAQGRYAAAQGAAAAKEGLLLRANANYGYFNAPGLRYAGLGYGPYNYGHASAYGFGVPSYGIGGAYGLGYGYGLGAGKAFIH